One genomic segment of Amycolatopsis sp. WQ 127309 includes these proteins:
- the ggt gene encoding gamma-glutamyltransferase, whose amino-acid sequence MPALRSRRTLVIAATAALLTTVATGPATAATPTPKTPVATGFGGAVASIDADATAIGTQVLRDGGNAVDAAVAVAAALGVTDPFSAGVGGGGFFVYYDARTGRVHTLDGRETAPKSADANLFVENGQPLPFNDAVTSGLSVGVPGTPATWSEALRKWGTRSLAKTLKPAENLARKGFVVDPTFQTQIANNAARFAAFPSTRSLYLPDGAPPAPGTVFRNPDLAATYAQLERGGVDALYRGPIGADIAKTVQNPPKDPASTLNVRPGKLTARDIADYRAIERTPTHAEYRGLDVYGMPAPSSGGLTVGEALNILENYDLKHASKADYLQYFLESTRFAFADRNRWIGDPAVIDVPAKQLLSQRFADSRACLISKDKAATSPVAPADPKHPTPCQAGTTGAPTPYEGENTTHLTVADKWGNVVAYTLTIEQEGGSGIVVPGRGFLLNNELTDFSFTPVTPGVPDPNLPGPGKRPRSSMAPTIVLKDGRPFFATGSPGGASIITTVLQVLTGRIDRGLSLEDAIAAPRASQRNSAQAQVEQEFLNLPETAALRARGQGFSTAPAEIGAATGVERLRDGRWLAAAEPVRRGIGSAQVVWPTHW is encoded by the coding sequence ATGCCCGCGCTCCGGAGTCGCCGAACCCTCGTCATCGCCGCCACGGCCGCGCTCCTCACGACCGTCGCGACCGGACCCGCCACCGCCGCCACGCCCACCCCGAAGACACCGGTCGCCACCGGCTTCGGCGGCGCCGTGGCCAGCATCGACGCCGACGCCACCGCGATCGGCACCCAGGTCCTGCGCGACGGCGGGAACGCCGTCGACGCGGCCGTCGCCGTCGCCGCCGCGCTCGGGGTCACCGACCCGTTCTCCGCCGGGGTCGGCGGGGGCGGGTTCTTCGTCTACTACGACGCCAGGACCGGCCGCGTCCACACCTTGGACGGCCGCGAGACCGCGCCGAAGTCCGCCGACGCGAACCTCTTCGTCGAGAACGGCCAGCCGCTGCCGTTCAACGACGCCGTCACGAGCGGGCTGAGCGTCGGCGTCCCCGGCACGCCCGCGACGTGGTCCGAGGCCCTCCGCAAGTGGGGGACGCGGTCGCTGGCGAAGACCCTGAAGCCCGCGGAGAACCTGGCGCGCAAGGGATTCGTCGTCGACCCGACGTTCCAGACGCAGATCGCGAACAACGCCGCGCGGTTCGCCGCGTTCCCGTCGACGCGCTCGCTGTACCTGCCGGACGGCGCGCCGCCCGCGCCCGGCACCGTCTTCCGGAACCCGGACCTCGCCGCGACGTACGCGCAGCTGGAGCGCGGCGGCGTCGACGCGCTGTACCGGGGCCCGATCGGCGCGGACATCGCGAAGACCGTGCAGAATCCGCCGAAGGATCCCGCCTCGACGCTGAACGTGCGGCCCGGCAAGCTGACCGCCCGGGACATCGCCGACTACCGGGCGATCGAGCGCACGCCGACCCACGCCGAGTACCGCGGGCTGGACGTCTACGGCATGCCGGCGCCGTCGTCGGGCGGGCTGACCGTCGGCGAGGCGCTCAACATCCTCGAGAACTACGACCTCAAGCACGCGAGCAAGGCCGACTACCTGCAGTACTTCCTGGAGTCGACGCGGTTCGCCTTCGCCGACCGCAACCGCTGGATCGGCGACCCGGCCGTGATCGACGTCCCGGCCAAGCAGCTGCTGAGCCAGCGCTTCGCCGACTCGCGGGCCTGCCTGATCTCGAAGGACAAGGCCGCGACCAGCCCGGTCGCCCCGGCCGACCCGAAGCACCCGACCCCGTGTCAGGCGGGGACCACCGGCGCCCCGACACCGTACGAGGGCGAGAACACCACCCACCTCACGGTCGCCGACAAGTGGGGCAACGTCGTCGCCTACACGCTGACGATCGAGCAGGAGGGCGGCAGCGGGATCGTCGTGCCGGGCCGCGGGTTCCTGCTCAACAACGAGCTGACCGACTTCTCGTTCACCCCGGTGACGCCGGGGGTGCCCGACCCGAACCTGCCCGGCCCCGGCAAGCGGCCGCGCTCGTCGATGGCGCCGACGATCGTGCTCAAGGACGGCCGCCCGTTCTTCGCGACGGGTTCGCCGGGCGGGGCGTCGATCATCACGACGGTGCTGCAGGTGCTGACCGGCCGGATCGACCGCGGCCTCTCGCTGGAGGACGCCATCGCGGCGCCGCGCGCGTCGCAGCGGAACTCGGCGCAGGCCCAGGTCGAGCAGGAGTTCCTGAACCTGCCCGAGACGGCGGCGCTCAGGGCCCGCGGCCAGGGCTTCTCGACGGCACCCGCGGAGATCGGCGCGGCCACCGGAGTCGAGAGGCTGCGCGACGGCCGCTGGCTGGCGGCGGCGGAACCGGTCCGCCGCGGCATCGGCTCGGCCCAGGTGGTGTGGCCCACGCACTGGTGA
- a CDS encoding GNAT family N-acetyltransferase: protein MPGRSSAPTWRPLTREDARASADLLNAMETADRIGEHYTADDTRTELADPYADLERGSLAAFDGDTMIGYVKIRFKPTADEVHRVFLDGGVHPACRRRGIGTTLVEAGVAAAKVLHELHHPGAKLMVDVHRPGHIAGLAELMRSRSFTPVRYFRRMEHRLDDLAPVDEPRIGPWSAATDEDFRRTRNAAFADHWGAVPMPADMWRNKITNQTFRPDASFLFRDPDGAPAGLLVTLSWDADTEATGLRDAHFMVVGTRPERRRRGVATALLAHALRAAAEQGYDQASLVVDSASPSGASGVFAKAGFEPKTRYVRWALEA from the coding sequence ATGCCCGGACGATCTTCCGCACCGACGTGGCGCCCGCTGACCCGCGAGGACGCGCGGGCGTCGGCCGACCTCCTCAACGCCATGGAAACCGCAGACCGGATCGGCGAGCACTACACCGCCGACGACACCCGCACCGAGCTGGCCGACCCCTACGCGGATCTGGAGCGCGGCAGCCTCGCGGCCTTCGACGGCGACACGATGATCGGCTACGTCAAGATCCGCTTCAAGCCGACCGCCGACGAGGTCCACCGGGTATTCCTGGACGGCGGAGTCCACCCGGCCTGCCGCCGCCGTGGAATCGGCACCACGCTCGTGGAGGCCGGGGTGGCGGCGGCGAAGGTGCTCCACGAGCTGCACCACCCGGGCGCGAAGCTCATGGTCGACGTCCACCGGCCCGGGCACATCGCCGGCCTGGCCGAGCTGATGCGGTCACGGAGCTTCACGCCGGTCCGGTACTTCCGGCGCATGGAACACCGGCTCGACGACCTGGCGCCGGTGGACGAGCCACGGATCGGGCCGTGGTCGGCGGCGACCGACGAGGACTTCCGGCGGACCCGCAACGCGGCGTTCGCGGACCACTGGGGCGCGGTGCCGATGCCCGCGGACATGTGGCGGAACAAGATCACCAACCAGACGTTCCGGCCGGACGCCAGCTTCCTTTTCCGGGACCCGGACGGGGCACCGGCCGGCCTGCTGGTGACCCTGTCCTGGGACGCCGACACCGAGGCGACCGGCCTCCGCGACGCGCACTTCATGGTCGTCGGGACGCGGCCCGAGCGCCGGCGCCGGGGCGTCGCGACGGCACTGCTCGCGCACGCGTTGCGCGCGGCGGCCGAGCAGGGGTACGACCAAGCGAGCCTCGTCGTCGACTCGGCGAGCCCGTCCGGGGCGTCGGGCGTCTTCGCGAAGGCCGGGTTCGAGCCGAAGACGCGCTACGTCCGCTGGGCGCTCGAAGCCTGA
- the fmt gene encoding methionyl-tRNA formyltransferase, translated as MKLVFAGTPEPAVPALRALLDSGRHEVVAVVTRPDAQAGRGRHVVRSPVGALADEHGIEVLTPARAGDPAFLARLAELAPDACPVVAYGALLPQSALDIPSLGWVNLHFSLLPAWRGAAPVQAAIRAGDEITGASTFRIVKELDAGPVFGVVTETIAATDTAGELLGRLSESGAKLLLSTMDGLADGTLRAQEQPAEGLSYAPKVTVDDARVSFADPAAAVDRQIRSVTPEPGAWAEFRGERLKLGPVTVVDEPGPPPGEIVLERKRVLVGTATKPLRLGEVQAPGKKRMAATDWARGTRIEQGERLR; from the coding sequence ATGAAGCTCGTCTTCGCCGGCACCCCCGAACCGGCGGTCCCCGCCCTGCGCGCTCTGCTCGACTCCGGCCGGCACGAGGTCGTCGCCGTCGTGACCCGGCCCGATGCCCAGGCCGGGCGCGGCCGTCACGTCGTCCGCTCGCCTGTCGGCGCCCTCGCCGACGAGCACGGCATCGAGGTGCTGACGCCCGCCCGCGCCGGTGACCCGGCCTTCCTCGCGCGCCTCGCCGAGCTCGCGCCGGACGCCTGCCCGGTCGTCGCCTACGGGGCGTTGCTGCCGCAGTCCGCGCTCGACATCCCGTCGCTCGGCTGGGTGAACCTGCACTTCTCGCTGCTGCCCGCCTGGCGCGGGGCCGCGCCGGTGCAGGCCGCGATCCGCGCCGGCGACGAGATCACCGGCGCCTCGACCTTCCGGATCGTCAAGGAGCTGGACGCGGGCCCGGTCTTCGGCGTGGTCACCGAGACCATCGCCGCGACCGACACCGCGGGCGAACTGCTCGGCCGGCTGTCGGAGTCCGGGGCCAAGCTGCTCCTGTCCACCATGGACGGTCTCGCCGACGGCACCCTGCGCGCGCAGGAGCAGCCCGCCGAGGGGCTCAGCTACGCGCCGAAGGTGACGGTCGACGACGCCCGCGTGTCGTTCGCCGACCCGGCCGCGGCGGTCGACCGGCAGATCCGGTCGGTCACCCCGGAGCCGGGCGCGTGGGCGGAGTTCCGCGGGGAACGGCTGAAGCTCGGCCCGGTCACGGTGGTCGACGAACCCGGCCCGCCGCCGGGCGAGATCGTGCTGGAACGCAAGCGGGTGCTGGTCGGGACGGCGACGAAGCCGTTGCGGCTCGGCGAAGTGCAGGCACCCGGCAAGAAACGGATGGCGGCCACCGACTGGGCTCGCGGAACACGGATCGAGCAGGGAGAACGCCTCCGATGA
- a CDS encoding RsmB/NOP family class I SAM-dependent RNA methyltransferase: MNDNRERRPSRPQRSHPAPRKESPRRPPEVDAARQAAFDVLRAVREKDAYANLVLPDLLRERRISGRDAALATELAYGTSRAQGLLDAVIEANAERPLAKTDPTVLDALRLGVYQLLRTRIPEHAAVTSTVDLVRAEAGSWATGFANAIMRKVSEKDEAAWLDELAPDDSTDPIGAYALRTAHPRWIARSFAEALGDKGAGLKAALEADDARPEVHLVARPGEITADELAAITGGDPAPYSPYGVRLPAGAGDPADAEPIRERLAAVQDEGSQLCAIAATKVPVEGSDERWLDLCAGPGGKAVMLGSLAALSGATVDAVEKAPHRAKLVEKATIGLPVKVHVADGRESGLEPGYDRILVDAPCSGLGALRRRPEARWRRQPSDVADLTKLQGELITAAYALLRPGGALTYVVCSPHLAETEGVVGETARRLKAEVLDSREFFPGVPELGDGPYVQLWPHRHGTDAMFCAVLRKP, translated from the coding sequence ATGAACGACAACAGGGAACGCCGGCCGTCACGGCCGCAGCGGAGCCACCCGGCCCCGCGCAAGGAAAGCCCGCGCCGCCCGCCGGAGGTGGACGCCGCCCGCCAGGCCGCGTTCGACGTCCTGCGCGCCGTGCGCGAGAAGGACGCCTACGCCAACCTCGTCCTGCCGGACCTGCTGCGCGAGCGGCGGATCAGCGGCCGGGACGCCGCGCTGGCCACCGAGCTGGCGTACGGCACGTCGCGGGCGCAGGGCCTGCTCGACGCCGTCATCGAGGCCAACGCCGAGCGGCCGCTGGCCAAGACCGACCCCACGGTGCTGGACGCGCTGCGCCTCGGCGTCTACCAGCTGCTGCGCACGCGCATCCCGGAGCACGCCGCGGTGACGTCCACTGTGGACCTCGTGCGCGCCGAAGCCGGTTCGTGGGCCACGGGGTTCGCGAACGCCATCATGCGCAAGGTGTCCGAAAAGGACGAAGCCGCCTGGCTCGACGAGCTGGCGCCGGACGACTCGACCGACCCGATCGGCGCGTACGCGCTGCGCACCGCGCACCCGCGCTGGATCGCCCGCTCGTTCGCCGAAGCGCTGGGGGACAAGGGTGCCGGCCTCAAGGCCGCGCTCGAAGCCGACGACGCGCGGCCCGAAGTGCACCTGGTCGCCCGCCCCGGCGAGATCACCGCCGACGAGCTGGCCGCGATCACCGGCGGCGACCCGGCGCCGTACTCGCCCTACGGCGTGCGCCTGCCCGCGGGCGCCGGCGACCCGGCCGACGCCGAGCCGATCCGCGAACGGCTCGCCGCGGTGCAGGACGAGGGCAGCCAGCTCTGCGCGATCGCCGCGACGAAGGTGCCGGTCGAGGGCTCGGACGAGCGCTGGCTCGACCTCTGCGCCGGTCCCGGCGGCAAGGCGGTCATGCTCGGCTCCCTCGCGGCGTTGAGCGGCGCGACCGTGGACGCCGTCGAGAAAGCGCCGCACCGCGCGAAGCTGGTCGAGAAGGCCACGATCGGCCTGCCGGTGAAGGTGCACGTCGCCGACGGCCGCGAAAGCGGCTTGGAACCGGGCTACGACCGGATCCTCGTCGACGCGCCCTGCAGCGGCCTCGGCGCGCTGCGACGGCGGCCGGAGGCGCGCTGGCGGCGTCAGCCCTCCGACGTCGCGGACCTGACGAAGCTGCAGGGCGAGCTGATCACCGCGGCCTACGCCCTGCTGCGGCCCGGCGGCGCGCTCACCTACGTCGTCTGCTCGCCGCACCTGGCCGAGACCGAGGGCGTGGTGGGCGAGACGGCACGGCGGCTGAAGGCCGAAGTGCTGGACTCGCGGGAGTTCTTCCCCGGCGTGCCCGAGCTCGGTGACGGACCGTACGTGCAGCTGTGGCCGCACCGCCACGGCACCGACGCGATGTTCTGCGCCGTGCTGCGCAAACCGTGA
- a CDS encoding flavoprotein, which produces MTDLGLVAGSCGGLDVRFAAELARPAAARGWRTAITLTPTAMRWLESTGALAEVESATDLPVRSASRLPGEPRPHPDPSVFLFAPASANSVAKLALGIADNQALTVLGDVLGAPGITIVVAYQIQDTRVHHPAWRRHLGTLAEAGVTLHRLDAGRPWTEALDLLP; this is translated from the coding sequence GTGACCGATCTCGGGCTGGTCGCCGGCTCGTGCGGCGGGCTGGACGTCCGGTTCGCCGCCGAGCTGGCCCGGCCCGCCGCCGCCCGCGGCTGGCGGACGGCGATCACCCTGACGCCGACGGCGATGCGCTGGCTCGAGTCGACCGGCGCCCTGGCGGAGGTCGAGTCGGCGACCGACCTGCCGGTGCGCAGCGCATCCCGGCTGCCGGGGGAGCCCCGGCCGCACCCGGACCCGTCGGTGTTCCTGTTCGCGCCCGCGTCGGCCAATTCGGTGGCGAAGCTGGCGCTCGGGATCGCGGACAACCAGGCGCTGACCGTGCTCGGTGACGTCCTCGGCGCGCCCGGGATCACGATCGTCGTGGCCTACCAGATCCAGGACACCCGGGTGCACCACCCGGCGTGGCGGCGCCACCTCGGCACCCTCGCGGAGGCCGGGGTGACGCTGCACCGCCTGGACGCCGGGCGGCCGTGGACCGAGGCGCTGGACCTGCTGCCCTGA
- a CDS encoding serine hydrolase — MRKSLRGKQIVACGTLVALLAATTAAPALAVTTNPLQRALDRVTAQGGAPGAEAVVTDHGRVTETRSGTGDLTTGKPYPHDAKFRVGSVTKTFVATVVLQLVADGKVQLDAPIERYLPGLVAGNGNDGRQITVRNLLQHTSGLYNYTDDVLTADPESLRHRGAEPGELVAIALRHPPLFAPGRGWSYSNTDYIVAGMLVEKVTGRSLATEIDRRIARPLGLRDTALPGRGDEHLPAPHPRGYLSLGGPPADFTDFDPSIAGAAGGLVSSGRDLDTFFSALLAGRLLPAAQLAQMRRTVPAPTEPGADYGLGLIRRTLPDGTPYWGHDGGIFGFATLAGALDGGRAAAVSVNELPAPDGVQQNTQTAFEVALARR, encoded by the coding sequence ATGCGGAAATCCTTGCGCGGCAAGCAGATCGTCGCGTGCGGCACGCTCGTCGCGCTCCTCGCGGCGACCACCGCGGCACCGGCGCTCGCCGTCACCACGAATCCGCTGCAGCGGGCGCTCGACCGCGTCACCGCCCAGGGCGGCGCGCCCGGCGCCGAAGCCGTCGTCACCGACCACGGCCGCGTCACCGAGACGCGCAGCGGGACCGGCGACCTGACCACGGGGAAGCCGTACCCGCACGACGCGAAGTTCCGCGTCGGCAGCGTCACCAAGACGTTCGTCGCGACCGTGGTGCTGCAGCTCGTCGCCGACGGGAAAGTGCAGCTCGACGCGCCGATCGAGCGCTACCTGCCCGGCCTCGTCGCCGGCAACGGGAACGACGGCCGGCAGATCACCGTGCGGAACCTGTTGCAGCACACCAGCGGGCTCTACAACTACACCGACGACGTGCTGACGGCGGACCCCGAGTCCCTGCGCCACCGCGGTGCCGAGCCCGGCGAACTGGTCGCGATCGCGCTGCGGCACCCGCCGCTGTTCGCGCCCGGCCGTGGCTGGTCCTATTCGAACACCGATTACATCGTCGCCGGGATGCTCGTCGAGAAGGTCACCGGCCGCAGTCTCGCCACGGAGATCGACCGCCGGATCGCCCGGCCGCTCGGCCTGCGCGACACGGCACTGCCCGGCCGCGGCGACGAACACCTGCCGGCGCCGCACCCGCGCGGCTACCTGTCGCTCGGCGGGCCCCCGGCCGACTTCACCGACTTCGACCCGTCGATCGCCGGTGCCGCGGGCGGGCTCGTGTCGTCCGGCCGGGACCTGGACACGTTCTTCAGCGCGTTGCTGGCCGGCCGGCTGCTGCCCGCCGCGCAGCTCGCGCAGATGCGGCGCACCGTCCCGGCACCGACCGAACCCGGTGCCGACTACGGCCTCGGCCTGATCCGCCGCACACTGCCGGACGGCACGCCGTACTGGGGCCACGACGGAGGCATCTTCGGCTTCGCCACCTTGGCCGGCGCCCTCGACGGCGGCCGGGCCGCCGCCGTGTCGGTCAACGAGCTCCCCGCGCCAGACGGCGTGCAGCAGAACACCCAGACGGCGTTCGAGGTCGCGCTGGCCCGCAGGTAG
- the phoA gene encoding alkaline phosphatase — protein MASLLTGRRRWLVAGALGAALVAAAPVALAATGSGPADARSAGTGDRTNDVRSAIQGGSARNVILFIGDGMGQSEITAARNYERGAAGRLAMDELPLTGDYTTYAVEQNNPGKPNYVTDSAASGTGWATGTKSYNGAISVDAYGNDVPTILEIAKRNGLRTGDVTTAEVQDATPAVLGSHVVSRDCKGPVETTAKCAKNAKENGGLGSISEQLVQTRPDVLLGGGAAYFDQKVTAGKFKGKTVLEQAKAAGYNVVSTAADLAAAKKGKPVLGLFAKNNLPVNWTGPAAVHGGTAPARCTPNAALPKAQPKLAEQTRKAIELLEDRRSDKGFFLQVEGASIDKQDHAADPCGQIGETVDFDAAIAAGTAYARSHPDTLVLVTADHGHSSQIVEPTATPGLTATLVTNEGANMTLAYGTAETGGSQSHTGTQVRIAGLGPQAANIVGLTNQTDLFGTLKRALRLR, from the coding sequence ATGGCTTCGCTGCTCACCGGCCGCCGCCGCTGGCTGGTCGCGGGCGCGCTCGGCGCCGCACTGGTCGCCGCCGCCCCGGTCGCCCTGGCCGCCACCGGCTCCGGCCCCGCCGACGCGCGCTCGGCCGGCACCGGTGACCGCACCAATGACGTCCGCTCCGCGATCCAGGGCGGCAGCGCCCGCAACGTCATCCTGTTCATCGGTGACGGCATGGGCCAGTCGGAGATCACCGCCGCCCGCAACTACGAGCGCGGCGCCGCGGGCCGGCTCGCGATGGACGAGCTGCCCCTGACCGGCGACTACACGACCTACGCCGTCGAGCAGAACAACCCCGGCAAGCCGAACTACGTGACCGACTCGGCCGCGTCCGGCACCGGCTGGGCCACCGGCACCAAGTCCTACAACGGCGCGATCTCGGTCGACGCCTACGGCAACGACGTGCCGACGATCCTCGAGATCGCCAAGCGCAACGGCCTGCGCACGGGCGACGTCACGACCGCCGAGGTCCAGGACGCCACCCCGGCCGTGCTCGGCTCGCACGTCGTCAGCCGCGACTGCAAGGGCCCGGTCGAGACGACCGCCAAGTGCGCCAAGAACGCCAAGGAGAACGGCGGCCTCGGCTCGATCTCCGAGCAGCTGGTGCAGACCCGCCCCGACGTCCTGCTGGGCGGCGGCGCGGCGTACTTCGACCAGAAGGTGACGGCCGGCAAGTTCAAGGGCAAGACGGTGCTGGAGCAGGCCAAGGCGGCCGGCTACAACGTCGTCAGCACCGCGGCCGACCTGGCGGCGGCGAAGAAGGGCAAGCCGGTCCTCGGCCTGTTCGCCAAGAACAACCTGCCGGTGAACTGGACCGGCCCGGCGGCGGTGCACGGCGGCACCGCGCCGGCCCGCTGCACCCCGAACGCGGCCCTGCCGAAGGCCCAGCCGAAGCTGGCCGAGCAGACCCGCAAGGCGATCGAGCTGCTCGAGGACCGTCGCAGCGACAAGGGTTTCTTCCTGCAGGTCGAGGGCGCGAGCATCGACAAGCAGGACCACGCGGCCGACCCGTGCGGCCAGATCGGCGAGACGGTCGACTTCGACGCGGCGATCGCGGCGGGCACGGCGTACGCCCGCAGCCACCCCGACACCCTGGTGCTGGTGACCGCCGACCACGGCCACAGCAGCCAGATCGTCGAGCCGACGGCCACCCCGGGCCTGACCGCGACGCTCGTCACCAACGAGGGCGCGAACATGACCCTGGCCTACGGCACCGCGGAGACAGGCGGCTCGCAGTCGCACACCGGCACCCAGGTGCGCATCGCGGGCCTCGGCCCGCAGGCGGCCAACATCGTCGGCCTGACCAACCAGACCGACCTGTTCGGCACGCTGAAGCGGGCCCTGCGCCTGCGCTGA
- a CDS encoding response regulator transcription factor produces the protein MSPTVLLADDEPLVRAGLRALLEQQGLTVVGEAADGAEVLPAVRRTTPDVVLMDVRMPGTDGIEATRQLLGALAEPPKVLVVTTFDNDDYVHEALLAGASGFLLKRARKEEIAHAVRTVAAGESLLFPEAIRRLVSARTPGGAHARAAKKLTRREAEVLRLIATGLSNQDIAAALVISLETVKTHVGNIFGKLGAGNRSQAVVIAYEAGVVRPGHLAGQ, from the coding sequence GTGAGCCCGACCGTCCTGCTGGCCGACGACGAACCCCTGGTCCGCGCCGGTCTGCGGGCCCTGCTGGAGCAGCAGGGCCTGACGGTCGTCGGCGAGGCGGCCGACGGTGCCGAGGTGCTGCCCGCCGTGCGCCGGACCACGCCCGACGTCGTGCTGATGGACGTCCGGATGCCCGGCACCGACGGCATCGAGGCCACCCGGCAGCTCCTCGGCGCGCTGGCCGAGCCGCCGAAAGTCCTCGTCGTCACGACGTTCGACAACGACGACTACGTGCACGAGGCGCTGCTGGCCGGGGCCAGCGGGTTCCTGCTGAAGCGGGCGCGCAAGGAGGAGATCGCGCACGCCGTGCGGACCGTCGCCGCCGGGGAGTCGCTGCTGTTCCCGGAGGCGATCCGGCGGCTGGTGAGCGCGCGGACGCCCGGCGGGGCGCACGCGCGGGCGGCGAAGAAGCTGACCCGGCGCGAAGCCGAGGTGCTGCGGCTGATCGCCACCGGACTGTCCAACCAGGACATCGCCGCCGCGCTCGTGATCAGCCTCGAGACCGTGAAGACGCACGTGGGCAACATCTTCGGGAAGCTCGGCGCGGGCAACCGCAGCCAGGCCGTGGTCATCGCCTACGAAGCGGGCGTCGTCCGGCCGGGACACCTCGCCGGTCAATAA
- a CDS encoding sensor histidine kinase, whose protein sequence is MSGFLLSLTRIGSYRSLLHAAAGAAIAVPVAPFALAVAVSVDVDSRLRALIALLALAVLMGLLGLLGPVRRLGVGLANTLLGTGVPTPERHPGAGARLRSGLWLALHTAAGGILFTVLAFLGLGVLVPAVWLAGGQDRISLFWSDVPLGAWTLPFGLVAVVAALVLTAATTLGLRVGAAALLGPSAAERAALAERRAAMLAQRNRLARELHDSIGHTLTTSTLHAAAAADLVEADPAQVRRALGTIEEASRSALEDLDHVLGLLRDEPAAKEPTRTLTEVDVLAVRARDAGLDVRLTVRGPVAALPATVSREGYRIVQEGLTNALRHAGPGRVDVRVEAGPDRLEIAVVNPLDGERARSGRHGLEGLAERVEALRGELAAGPDGERWRLSATIPLRAGT, encoded by the coding sequence ATGTCCGGATTCCTCCTGTCCCTGACGCGGATCGGCAGCTACCGCAGCCTGCTCCACGCCGCCGCGGGCGCCGCCATCGCGGTGCCGGTGGCCCCCTTCGCCCTCGCCGTGGCGGTGTCGGTCGACGTCGACTCCCGGCTCCGCGCGCTCATCGCCCTGCTCGCCCTGGCCGTGCTGATGGGGCTGCTGGGCCTGCTGGGACCGGTGCGGCGCCTCGGCGTCGGCCTGGCGAACACGCTGCTCGGCACCGGCGTCCCCACGCCCGAGCGGCACCCGGGTGCCGGGGCGCGGCTGCGCTCGGGCCTGTGGCTCGCGCTGCACACCGCGGCCGGCGGCATCCTGTTCACCGTGCTGGCCTTCCTGGGGCTCGGGGTGCTCGTGCCCGCGGTGTGGCTGGCGGGTGGCCAGGACCGGATCTCGCTGTTCTGGTCCGACGTCCCGCTCGGGGCGTGGACGCTCCCGTTCGGGCTGGTGGCGGTCGTCGCGGCGCTGGTGCTGACGGCGGCCACCACCCTCGGCCTCCGCGTCGGCGCGGCCGCGCTGCTGGGGCCGTCCGCGGCCGAGCGCGCGGCGCTCGCCGAACGCCGCGCCGCCATGCTCGCCCAGCGCAACCGGCTGGCCCGCGAGCTGCACGACTCGATCGGGCACACGCTGACGACGTCGACGCTGCACGCGGCGGCGGCCGCCGACCTGGTCGAGGCGGATCCGGCCCAGGTCCGGCGCGCCCTCGGCACGATCGAAGAAGCCTCGCGCAGCGCCCTCGAAGACCTCGACCACGTCCTCGGCCTGTTGCGCGACGAGCCGGCCGCGAAGGAGCCGACACGCACGTTGACCGAGGTGGACGTCCTCGCCGTCCGCGCCCGCGACGCCGGGCTCGACGTCCGGCTGACCGTCCGCGGCCCGGTCGCCGCGCTGCCCGCCACGGTGTCGCGCGAGGGCTACCGGATCGTCCAGGAGGGCCTGACCAACGCGCTGCGGCACGCCGGGCCGGGCCGGGTGGACGTCCGTGTCGAAGCCGGGCCGGACCGCCTGGAGATCGCGGTCGTCAACCCCCTGGACGGGGAACGCGCACGCTCGGGACGGCACGGGCTGGAGGGGCTCGCGGAGCGCGTCGAGGCCCTGCGCGGCGAGCTGGCCGCCGGACCGGACGGCGAGCGGTGGCGGCTGAGCGCGACCATCCCGCTGCGGGCGGGCACGTGA
- the rpe gene encoding ribulose-phosphate 3-epimerase produces MIAPSILSADFARLGEEIAAVAGPGDHRADWVHVDVMDAHFVPNLTLGLPVVKALLKSTDVPIDCHLMIDDPDRWAIGYAEAGAYNVTVHAEAAKDPVALAKNLRAAGAKAGLSIKPGTALEPWLDALKHYDTLLVMSVEPGFGGQSFIADVLEKVRTARRLVDTGHLKLVVEIDGGINAETIEQAAEAGVDCFVAGSAVYGAGDPGKAVAALREQAARFRAG; encoded by the coding sequence CTGATCGCCCCCAGCATCCTCTCCGCGGACTTCGCCCGGCTCGGCGAGGAGATCGCCGCCGTGGCCGGCCCCGGCGACCACCGCGCCGACTGGGTGCACGTCGACGTCATGGACGCGCACTTCGTGCCCAACCTGACCCTGGGCCTGCCCGTGGTCAAGGCGCTGCTCAAGAGCACGGACGTGCCGATCGACTGCCACCTGATGATCGACGACCCGGACCGCTGGGCGATCGGGTACGCCGAGGCCGGCGCCTACAACGTCACGGTGCACGCCGAGGCCGCGAAGGACCCGGTCGCGCTGGCGAAGAACCTGCGCGCCGCGGGCGCGAAGGCCGGCCTGTCGATCAAGCCGGGCACCGCGCTCGAGCCGTGGCTAGACGCGCTCAAGCACTACGACACGCTGCTGGTGATGTCGGTCGAGCCGGGCTTCGGCGGGCAGTCGTTCATCGCGGACGTCCTGGAGAAGGTCCGCACCGCGCGGCGGCTGGTCGACACCGGGCACCTGAAGCTGGTCGTCGAGATCGACGGCGGGATCAACGCCGAGACCATCGAGCAGGCCGCCGAAGCGGGCGTCGACTGCTTCGTCGCCGGGTCCGCCGTCTACGGCGCCGGCGACCCCGGGAAGGCCGTCGCCGCCCTGCGCGAGCAGGCCGCGCGCTTCCGAGCGGGCTGA